AACGAATGAGCGGGATTGCGACCTACACTCGCTCGATGGTAAATTTGCTGGATGGGTTGCCGACAAAATTGCTTGATACCCGTAAAACAACTCCTAATTTTCGAATTTTTGAAAAGTTGGCTGTAAAAATTGGAGGAGCCATAAATCATCGGTATGCATTATACGATATGATCTTGATTAAAGATAATCACGTAGATTATGCGGGGGGCATTGAAGCGGCTATTACGCAGGCTAATGCGTATCTGCGTCGTACGGGCCGAGATCTGCAAATTGAAATCGAGGTACGCAACCTGACCGAATTGGATGAAGCCTTACGGATAGGCCAATTTGAGCGGGTAATGCTTGATAATTTCAGCTTAGAAAATCTGCGCAAAGCGGTCGAAAAAGTAGCCGGAAAGTACCCTACTGAAGCCTCCGGAGGGATTCGGGAAGATACGATTCGTGCCGTTGCTGAGACGGGGGTAGACTATATTTCGTGCGGTGCATTGACGCATCAGATCAAAAGCCTGGATCTGAGTTTAAAAGCCTATTGACCATAGAAGATAAGCATTAAAAGGGAGGGGTTTTCATTCATAATCAGGAATGAAAACCCCTCCCTTTTGCTTTTTTCAAATAACCAAAAGTTAACAATGGAAAAAAATAGATTCTATAAATCAATAGGTTATTGGTTTACAGGAAAGCTAAGACCCAG
Above is a window of Runella slithyformis DSM 19594 DNA encoding:
- the nadC gene encoding carboxylating nicotinate-nucleotide diphosphorylase, whose product is MDIRDYIRLAISEDVGDGDHTSLSTIPRDAERRARLLVKEEGIVAGVEVAKIIFEEVDPLLNVELLIQDGQAIKKGDIILTVSGDAQSILKAERLVLNTMQRMSGIATYTRSMVNLLDGLPTKLLDTRKTTPNFRIFEKLAVKIGGAINHRYALYDMILIKDNHVDYAGGIEAAITQANAYLRRTGRDLQIEIEVRNLTELDEALRIGQFERVMLDNFSLENLRKAVEKVAGKYPTEASGGIREDTIRAVAETGVDYISCGALTHQIKSLDLSLKAY